The following coding sequences lie in one bacterium genomic window:
- a CDS encoding peptidylprolyl isomerase, whose protein sequence is MRKVFVAGFMAVFMIQGCASVPTEKSPEKGNVKKMEEAKATITEAAIQTGKGEIVFKFYPKDAPNTVANFTKLAQKGFYDGLTFHRVEPGFVIQGGDPKGDGTGGPGYTINAEFNKQSHITGAVAMARSMDPNSAGSQFYICLGRAPHLDGNYTVFGQVTKGMDVVQAIRVGDSMTKVSVR, encoded by the coding sequence ATGAGAAAAGTATTTGTGGCAGGCTTTATGGCTGTGTTCATGATACAGGGATGTGCAAGTGTGCCGACTGAAAAATCACCTGAGAAAGGAAACGTGAAGAAAATGGAAGAGGCAAAAGCAACCATCACCGAAGCTGCTATTCAGACCGGCAAAGGGGAAATTGTATTTAAGTTTTATCCCAAGGACGCGCCGAACACAGTTGCGAATTTTACCAAGCTGGCGCAAAAAGGATTTTATGACGGTCTGACTTTTCATCGCGTGGAACCTGGATTTGTCATACAAGGCGGAGACCCCAAAGGGGATGGTACCGGCGGGCCGGGATATACAATTAATGCGGAGTTTAATAAACAGTCGCATATTACAGGTGCGGTTGCCATGGCACGCAGTATGGACCCGAATTCAGCCGGGAGTCAGTTTTATATTTGTTTGGGACGCGCACCTCACCTTGACGGTAATTACACCGTCTTTGGTCAAGTAACAAAAGGAATGGATGTGGTGCAAGCCATACGTGTTGGAGACAGCATGACAAAAGTAAGCGTGCGTTAA
- the pyrR gene encoding bifunctional pyr operon transcriptional regulator/uracil phosphoribosyltransferase PyrR has product MLQCLPTINRELEESAVSVLKKNQIMDAENIRRAITRIAHEICEHTKGVSDLVLIGILQRGDILAERIAQQIEKIEGTPPPVGALDVTFHRDDTMTHSGRNANKKPSHIPFDLDNKHVVLVDDVLYTGRTVRAAMDELNDYGRPQSIRLAVMVDRGHRELPIHADFIGRNVPTSHLEKIGVDLVETAGKDSIVLVQANLEESQKGA; this is encoded by the coding sequence ATGCTACAATGCTTGCCGACGATAAACCGGGAATTGGAGGAGAGTGCCGTGTCCGTTTTGAAAAAAAATCAAATCATGGATGCAGAAAATATCCGCAGAGCCATTACACGGATCGCGCATGAAATATGCGAGCATACCAAAGGGGTGTCAGATCTTGTTTTGATTGGTATTCTACAGCGCGGCGATATTTTGGCTGAGCGGATTGCGCAGCAGATTGAGAAAATTGAGGGAACCCCGCCCCCGGTGGGCGCACTTGATGTGACGTTTCATCGGGATGATACCATGACGCACAGCGGCCGGAATGCAAATAAAAAACCGAGTCATATTCCTTTTGATCTGGACAATAAGCATGTTGTGTTGGTTGATGATGTTTTGTATACCGGACGAACGGTCCGTGCGGCAATGGATGAGCTCAATGATTATGGGCGGCCGCAGAGCATTCGGCTGGCGGTCATGGTTGACCGTGGACATCGCGAACTGCCAATTCATGCGGATTTTATTGGGAGAAATGTGCCCACATCGCATCTTGAAAAGATTGGTGTTGATCTGGTTGAAACAGCCGGCAAAGATAGTATTGTGTTGGTGCAAGCCAACCTTGAGGAAAGTCAGAAAGGGGCGTGA
- a CDS encoding aspartate carbamoyltransferase catalytic subunit, protein MEFNRKDLLDLEELQVEEIVRILDTAASFKEVVQRPIKKVPALRGKTVINLFFEPSTRTRTSFELAAKRLSADVVNFTASASSLVKGECLLDTVRNIEAMNVQTIIMRHGCSGAVHLVAKHSKACVVNAGDGTHAHPTQALLDMYTIRECKKKFKNLIVTLVGDITHSRVARSNIHGLLKLGATVRLVGPATLVPKSLTRLGVEIHHRLEDAIADTDVINILRIQLERQNGQYFPSAREYANLYGINARRLKLAKPDVLIMHPGPMNRGIEISPRVADGPNAVILDQVTNGVAVRMAVLYLLSGGTSDETSD, encoded by the coding sequence TTGGAATTTAATCGGAAAGATCTTTTAGACCTGGAAGAATTGCAGGTGGAGGAAATTGTTCGAATTTTGGATACGGCGGCCTCATTCAAAGAAGTCGTGCAAAGGCCGATTAAAAAAGTCCCGGCATTGCGGGGAAAAACGGTTATCAATTTATTTTTTGAACCTTCCACGCGGACGCGAACGTCTTTCGAACTGGCGGCCAAACGTCTTTCGGCGGATGTTGTTAATTTTACCGCCTCAGCGTCATCCCTGGTGAAAGGTGAATGTCTGCTGGACACAGTTCGCAATATTGAAGCCATGAATGTTCAGACAATCATCATGCGGCATGGTTGTTCCGGGGCGGTTCATTTGGTTGCCAAGCACAGCAAAGCTTGTGTGGTTAATGCCGGCGACGGCACCCATGCGCATCCTACTCAGGCATTGTTGGATATGTATACGATTCGGGAGTGTAAGAAAAAATTTAAAAATTTGATTGTGACCTTGGTGGGGGATATTACCCATTCCCGGGTAGCCCGTTCCAATATTCATGGTTTGCTGAAATTGGGCGCTACGGTGCGCTTGGTTGGGCCGGCGACCCTGGTCCCCAAAAGTTTAACCCGTCTGGGGGTTGAGATCCATCACCGCCTTGAGGATGCAATCGCGGATACGGATGTTATTAATATTTTGCGCATTCAACTGGAAAGACAAAACGGGCAATATTTTCCCAGTGCGCGCGAATATGCCAATCTCTATGGGATTAATGCCCGCCGGCTAAAATTGGCCAAACCCGATGTGCTGATCATGCACCCGGGACCGATGAATCGGGGAATCGAGATATCGCCCAGAGTTGCTGATGGACCCAATGCGGTTATTTTAGATCAAGTGACCAACGGCGTGGCGGTACGCATGGCGGTACTTTATCTGCTTTCCGGAGGTACATCTGATGAAACAAGTGATTAA
- a CDS encoding dihydroorotase: protein MKQVIKGGRILDPATGHDAAGDLWIEQGKITEITPPGAVKPSKEDTVIDAANQVVAPGLVDMHVHLREPGSEYKETIASGTRAAAAGGVTSVACMPNTNPPIDNLAMVELVLSKAKSQGVVNVYPIAAITKGREGKNLTEMGELKFAGVVAVSDDGDPVSSPTLMRSAMQYAGMLDLLVINHAEEKSLSGKGVAHAGFYATKLGLGGIPRSAMEVMIARDILLAEETDSRIHIPHVSTCGAVRMIREAKARGVQVTGETAPHYLALTDECLAGYDTNVRVSPPIAEDTDQAALMTAIADGTLDAIATDHAPHSRREKEMEFALSAPGICGLETSLSLVLTTMVATGKISLLDALRTMSFNPAKILKIPKGTLAKGADADIVIFNPDTEREVKASAFFSQSDNTPFDGWKVKGVVHRTLVAGVTVFENNTI, encoded by the coding sequence ATGAAACAAGTGATTAAAGGAGGAAGAATTCTCGATCCGGCAACCGGCCATGATGCCGCAGGTGATCTTTGGATTGAGCAGGGTAAGATTACGGAAATCACCCCTCCTGGGGCAGTCAAACCAAGCAAAGAAGATACGGTTATTGATGCAGCCAATCAGGTGGTGGCTCCGGGGTTGGTGGATATGCATGTACATCTGCGTGAGCCGGGATCCGAATACAAAGAAACCATTGCATCGGGAACGCGGGCAGCCGCAGCCGGTGGAGTGACCAGTGTCGCCTGTATGCCCAATACGAATCCCCCGATTGATAATTTGGCCATGGTGGAGTTGGTTCTTTCCAAAGCGAAATCTCAGGGGGTGGTGAATGTCTATCCCATCGCCGCGATTACCAAAGGGCGGGAAGGAAAAAACCTTACCGAGATGGGTGAACTTAAATTCGCCGGTGTGGTAGCGGTTTCTGATGATGGCGATCCTGTATCCTCACCGACTTTAATGCGTTCGGCGATGCAGTATGCCGGTATGCTGGACCTGTTGGTCATCAATCATGCTGAAGAAAAATCCTTGTCCGGCAAAGGGGTGGCGCATGCCGGTTTTTATGCAACCAAGTTGGGGTTGGGCGGGATTCCGCGCTCGGCCATGGAGGTGATGATCGCCCGGGATATTTTATTGGCGGAAGAAACCGATAGCCGGATTCATATCCCGCATGTTTCCACCTGCGGGGCCGTGCGTATGATTCGCGAAGCCAAGGCACGCGGCGTGCAGGTTACGGGCGAGACCGCGCCGCATTATTTGGCGCTGACCGATGAATGTCTGGCTGGTTATGATACTAATGTGCGGGTGAGTCCGCCGATTGCCGAAGACACGGACCAGGCAGCCTTGATGACAGCCATTGCGGACGGAACATTGGATGCTATTGCGACCGACCATGCTCCGCATTCACGCCGGGAAAAAGAAATGGAGTTTGCGCTTTCCGCACCGGGCATATGTGGTCTGGAAACATCGTTGTCATTGGTGTTGACCACCATGGTGGCGACAGGAAAAATTTCTCTGCTGGATGCATTGCGGACTATGAGTTTTAATCCTGCAAAAATCCTTAAGATTCCTAAAGGGACACTGGCCAAAGGTGCTGATGCGGATATTGTGATTTTTAATCCGGATACCGAGCGGGAAGTAAAGGCGTCAGCGTTTTTCAGCCAGTCGGATAACACCCCGTTTGATGGGTGGAAAGTCAAGGGCGTGGTGCACCGGACCTTGGTGGCAGGTGTAACTGTTTTTGAGAATAATACTATTTGA
- a CDS encoding dihydroorotate dehydrogenase electron transfer subunit: MKAAITYVRKSGLYNYISLAVPAIARKAKPGQFVEIQIKGTGAPFWRRPFSICNARENYLELLIKTVGPGTGLIANMQSGNQMDITGPFGNTFTLPGKAPVLLVGGGFGVAPLFFLANRLRRTGRDVEALIGGRTAQDLLLRHAMQRLGVKVFCSTNDGSFGTKGLITQVLQQRLDVLGGKPRLAAAGPKAMLRAVADVAKAYAVVAQVSLEEVMACGMGVCNGCVVKIAGEYKRVCKDGTIFNADEVDWDV, from the coding sequence GTGAAAGCAGCAATTACCTATGTCCGTAAATCCGGACTTTATAATTATATTTCCCTGGCAGTGCCGGCGATTGCCCGCAAGGCCAAACCGGGTCAGTTTGTGGAAATTCAAATTAAGGGAACGGGTGCGCCTTTTTGGCGGCGGCCCTTTTCAATTTGTAATGCCCGGGAAAATTATCTGGAGTTATTGATTAAGACGGTGGGCCCGGGGACAGGTCTGATTGCCAATATGCAGTCTGGCAATCAGATGGATATCACCGGGCCGTTTGGCAATACGTTTACCCTGCCGGGCAAAGCTCCGGTTTTATTGGTTGGTGGAGGATTTGGAGTGGCACCGCTTTTCTTTTTAGCCAACCGGTTGCGCCGAACGGGACGAGACGTCGAAGCATTAATCGGCGGACGAACCGCGCAGGACCTTTTATTACGGCATGCCATGCAGCGTCTCGGGGTAAAAGTTTTCTGTTCGACCAATGATGGTAGTTTTGGCACCAAGGGATTGATTACACAGGTACTTCAACAGAGATTGGACGTATTGGGCGGGAAACCCCGGCTGGCAGCTGCGGGTCCGAAAGCGATGCTGCGCGCAGTGGCTGATGTGGCGAAAGCGTATGCCGTTGTCGCACAGGTTTCATTGGAAGAGGTGATGGCTTGCGGTATGGGGGTTTGCAACGGTTGTGTTGTGAAAATTGCCGGGGAGTATAAGCGGGTTTGTAAAGACGGGACAATATTTAATGCGGATGAGGTGGATTGGGACGTATGA